The DNA region GGACGGTTAATTCGGCAGACACAATGAAAAAAATAATGGGCAAAAAAGTCGCTGGAATTTTTACAGATGATTTTGAATTGGCAGCACAATTTAGAAAGCAAATATAAGGTCATATTTGGCAGTTGACGCATCACATTTGTGGTGCGCTTTTTACAATAAAAAATACAAAAGCCATAATAAAATATTTGACAACGCTTACATTGTGATATAATTAATTATGTTAGAAACGTTGATTTGCACGTGTTTGGGTGGGGCCAAACATCAAAACGTGCACGACATAACAATCATTTTTGAAAGGGGGATTTCAATGATGACTGAACGTGAAGGGATGCATATTGATGATTCTCATTGAGAAACTATTAAGTATTGAGTGAACACATAAAAAGGGATTTATTTTTTGGGGGAGAGAATGAAATTTACGCAGAATACGAAACAAATTGTTGTAGGATCATTGATGGTCAGTATGATGAGTGGTATGATGTTAAATTCCCAGGGGGAGATATTAGCAAGTAGTCAAATTCATCAGAACAACGAGGTCAAAAATACAACGCGCGATACGGTTAAAGTTGGTAAAGCCGAGGTAACCTTTATCGATGACACAACGGGGGCATTGTTGTATGTCGAAACAGTGATTGGACCAGTTGGCAATCAGTGCGATTATCTTGCTGTTTATCCCATAAATGCATATATGGCACAAGGTTATCGTTTGGTATCAAATGATTTTCCTGATGATGGAATTGTGTATACCGAAAAAACCCAGCAATACACTGTTCATCTTGAGCATGCAGTGACTGTTATCGATCCGGAACATCCTCAAGTCCCAGGCGAACCAATTAATCCAGAATATCCTGAAGGAGTTAAGTGGCCAGAGGGGGTTGATGAACAGGGACTGACCGATACAGTGAAGGAGACGATTCATTATCTATATGATGATGGCAGCATTGCAGCTCCAAATCAAGTTAATGAAATCAAATTCACCCACCAAATGACGATTGATAATGTCACTGGTGCGATTGTCCAAGATCAGGGTTGGCAAGGTCAGCCACAGGATTCATTTGGTGCAGTACAATCACCTGATATTCCGGGGTATACACCAGATTACACGCAGATTGATACTATTCAACATGTCAAGCATGATAGTGAAGACATTGATAAAACCATTATTTACTCAAAGCCTGTCGATAATAATCACCAGACGGATACAAAACCTACTGTGTCTGAGAAGGAACAGGTTGTTCAATTCAAACATGCAGGCGAACAAGAAACATCAAATCCTGTGGCTTTACCACAAACAGGTCAAGATAATCATTGGCAAACCAGCATTTATTTATTATTGAGTTTAGTGATGAGCTTGGCCATTGTTTGGATAATGCCATGGTTGAAAAAATCAAAATGACACCATCTTTGTATGATATTAAACCAGAAGCGTCTAAGGACGCTTTTTTTCTGTCTTATCT from Weissella diestrammenae includes:
- a CDS encoding mucin-binding protein, coding for MKFTQNTKQIVVGSLMVSMMSGMMLNSQGEILASSQIHQNNEVKNTTRDTVKVGKAEVTFIDDTTGALLYVETVIGPVGNQCDYLAVYPINAYMAQGYRLVSNDFPDDGIVYTEKTQQYTVHLEHAVTVIDPEHPQVPGEPINPEYPEGVKWPEGVDEQGLTDTVKETIHYLYDDGSIAAPNQVNEIKFTHQMTIDNVTGAIVQDQGWQGQPQDSFGAVQSPDIPGYTPDYTQIDTIQHVKHDSEDIDKTIIYSKPVDNNHQTDTKPTVSEKEQVVQFKHAGEQETSNPVALPQTGQDNHWQTSIYLLLSLVMSLAIVWIMPWLKKSK